TCCTTAAATTATAGGTGATTCCGTTTGACAGGGCAATGTGGCATTACTTTTCCATTCACATTTTGAGATTTTTGACCGATAAATATATAGGGAAAATATTGCATCGTTCAAATTTGGAATAAACAGATGAATATATAACTAGAAACATAGTGAATTAGAACTATCATCTGGAGTGCTGGACAATATTAAGTGATTTATTTTTGGGTTTAAAGTATAATGATTTTTAAGAAAAACGGGACTTTTGATACCGTGACAAATTTCCTGTTTCAAGGGGGCTTACTTACAATGAAAGCAGAAATTATTAATCCGTTCATAGAATCAGCGCGGATTGTAATTGAACAGGTCATTCAGATATCACCCTCTACGGGGAGTCTCGGAATCAAGGATATTGAGTTTAATAAAGACCATATCTGGATTCAAGTGGGGATGACCGGGCAATTAACTGGTAATATCGTGTTTGGACTTCAAGAAGATGTTGCGTTAAGAATTGTATCTGCCATGATGGGCGGTTTTGTCTTGACAGAGATGGATGAGATGGGACAAAGTGCAATCTCTGAACTCGGTAATATGATTAGTGGGAATGCTAGTACAATCCTTTACAATCAAGGTGTGATTGTAGATATTACTCCCCCTAAGTTTATCATGCTTGAGAATCTTACATCAAGTTTCCCTAGAAAGGCACTGAGTATTCCCTTGCTAATGGATGGTATTGGAGAACTGGATATTCAAGTTATGATATCGTAGACTAAACGATGAACTGAATATCTCTTCCCCAATAGGAGGACTAAGGATTATGATGAAGGATAAAGTAGTAGTGATAACAGGAGCCTCCAGTGGCATTGGGGCTTTGACAGCAAAGCTGCTATCCGAGCAAGGGGCTATTCCGATACTGATTGCACGCTCTCAAGATAAGCTTGAAGCCGTGGCGAATCAATTATCAGGACAACACGAGCTCATCGTTATGGATGTTACGAAGCAGGAACAAGTGCAGAATGTAATGAATGATATTATTCATAAATATGGACAAATAGATGTTCTGCTTAACAATGCTGGTTATGGTAAATTTGAGTCTATTTTGGACATGTCCATAGAACATTATAGTGATATGATGGATGTCAATTATATGGGTACTGTTCGTTGTACGAAAGCTGTTCTCTCACACATGTTAGAGAGGGGAGAAGGTCATATTGTGAATGTGGCTTCTATCGCAGCTAAGATTGGAACAGCTAAGTCGACAGCATATACAGCTACTAAGCATGCTGTATATGGATTTAGTAACAGTCTTCGCCAAGAGCTACGTGGGACAGGAATTACCGTGTCCACTGTGAATCCGGGACCAATCGATACTCCTTTTTTTGAATTGGCTGATCCTACAGGTGGATACGTAAATAATATTCGGTGGTTCATGATGAAGCCTGATCTTGTTGCCAGCAAAATGGTGAAGCTTATGGATAAGAAGCAGGAAGAGATTAATCTTCCTTGGTTAGCTGCTGTGGGGATATGGTTCTATCAGTTATGTCCACGTTTTGCAGATAAACTGACATACAGAATGATGAATAAGAAATGAGTAGGGCCGGCTCAATCGAGCTGGCTTTTTTGAAGTATCAGAAATGATTAACTTTTAATTTTTGGGACGATGAAGTCGCATATTCTTAAATAATTATAAGTATTCATTTAACTTATTGGCTAACCATTTGGTGGGATAACTATTTTAGCATATAATGATATTGAAAGATAACGAATGATATGAACATAAAGGATGGACTTAAATGAATTTAACTTCTTTTGAAGAACTAGGTATCCATACGGATTTAGTTAATAAACTATCCGAATTCGACATCAAACAGCCTTCTCCAGTACAAGCAGAGGTTATTCCTGCTGTGATGCAAGGAAAGGACGTTCTGGCTCATTCTCAGACAGGAACAGGCAAGACTTTAGCTTATTTGCTTCCTATTCTGCAAAGTATTGATGCTAATCGCAAATCTACGCAAAAGCTGATTCTGGCACCTACACAGGAGCTAGCTATGCAAATTGTGCGGGAGAGCGAGCGTTATGGTGAGCATCTTGGAATTTCTGTACTCGGTGTAATCGGGGGCGCGGCAATTAAGCGGCAAATAGAGAAACTAAAAGTACCTCGACAGCTGCTAGTGGGTACCCCTGGACGAGTACGGGGATTGATCGAAATGCGTAAAATAAAAATGCATGAAGTAACAACGATTGTAGTAGATGAGGTAGACCAAGTCTTTCAACTCGGTGCAGCTGGTGATGTAGATCATATTATTCGCAGCGCTCAACGTGATCGGCAATTATTATTTCTCTCTGCAACGGTGAGTAAGGAGACAGCAGCACTCGTTAAGCGTGAGATGAAGGAACCGGTAGAGGTCGGAATTGATCCAGAGCAGATGACTGCAACGGGACTTGAACATTTCTATTTCGTATCCGAAGAACGTAATAAACCGGATACTCTCCGGAGATTAATTCGTCACTATAAACCGAAGAAGGCCATTGTTTTTGTGAATACTACTGAAGATATTGCTGAAGTGGAAGCTAAGATGAACCATATGGGACTTAGAGCACAAGCGCTATATGGTGATGCTGACAAGATGTCTCGTAGTGGCGTACTTGCAGGCTTCCGTAGTGGGAAATTCCAAGTGCTAGTAGCAAGCGATTTAGCTGCGCGTGGCTTGGATATTGAAGGCTTAACGATGGTTATCAACTATGATCCAGCGACAGACTCCGAGCATTATGTGCATCGTGCAGGTCGGACAGGCAGAATGGGACGTAGCGGCATTGTGTTATCTATTGTTACGGATCGTCAAATCTTCATTATGAAAAAATTCATGAAAGAACTGGATGTCACCATTGAACTACGTGATATGTTCGGCGGTAAAGTGATGCACCCTGACGAAGCGTCATTGGGAAGCCAGGCACGTAAAGTGTATTCTGATAAAGGTGAGACTGTAGCTCCTCGCAAATATGAGGATACTAAACGTAAACCTAACGTAACAGGGGCTGGTGAGGCTGGGCATAAGAAGGTAAGCAATGATACTAGCTACAACACCAAAGCCGCGTCAGAGATAAGAGAAGTCGCTCAAACGAAGGGGCAACAGGGTGAGACTCCTACGGTTAACTCAACTAGCACTCAGCCCCCATTCAATTCAGTGAAACCTAAAGGTAAGTCAGGTGGAGGCAGTAAAGCAGAACGTGAGCGTGCACGCAAGAATAAAGGCGCACCCAAGTGGTTGAAGAATAAGCCACCACGTGTGTAATATACTGCAAGGGGTATAGGAGCAGAGAAATATCATAAAGTTGTCGCCCTTCTGCTCGGTAGTAGCTATTATTAATCGAGGTGAGAATAATGAGTGATACACCTGTACTTGATATTCAATCATTAACCGGCGGCTATAGCCTAAATCGTCCTGTTCTGCATGATGTAAATTTTGAGGTGGGAACCGGGGAAATGATCGGGCTGATCGGGCTTAATGGTGCTGGTAAAAGTACAACCATGAAACATATTTTAGGCCTCATGTCACCTCAAAAGGGTGATATACGTGTACATGGTAAAAAAAGAGATGATGATTCTGAAGCCTATCATAGTGCGATTGCATTCGTGCCTGAATCCCCACTCTTATACGAAGAGATGACGGTTAGAGAACATTTAGAGTTTACTGCACGAGCTTACAATGTATCCAAAGAAGATTATGAGGAACGGTCAAGTCAGCTATCCGAGCTATTTCGGATGGAAGACAAGATGGATAGCTTATCTATCCACTTATCCAAAGGAATGAAGCAGAAGGTCATGATTATGTGTGCATTTGTAGCACGCCCTTCATTGTACATTATTGATGAACCCTTCCTCGGACTAGATCCGCTTGGAATTCGTTCTTTGTTAGATTTCATGCTGGAGTTAAAAGCAACGGGTGCTTCCATTCTATTGAGTTCACATATTCTGTCAACCATAGAGAATTATTGTGATCGTTTTATCGTGCTTCATCAGGGTAGTGTTATTGCTCAGGGCACTTTGCAAGAAATCGCCGAACAAGCAGGAATGCCGGGAGCTCCATTAGAGGAACTCTTCTATACACTTGTTCAAGGTAAGGTCTGAGTATGGATCTGAAGAGTCTTCGAGTTGAGCGACGTAGCCATTTTTGGGGAGAAATCATTCCTTATTTAGGATATGTCATGCAGAGTGGTGTTGCGGTACTGTTTATGTTTGTGTTGATTACTTTCTCTGCATGGTATACATCTCTTGTACAGCATATTCCAGAAGGGCTACCTATTCGCTGGATCATGTTAGTGCTTTTAGTCCCATTGACGGTACAAAGTAGTTTTCGAACTTATTTACAATCACCAGATGTCGTTTTCTTGCTACCGCAGGAATCAAAAATGAATCAGTATTTATCAGGAAGCTGGTTTAGCGGTGTAGTGTATAAGTTAGTAGGTCTTCTGTTAGTTTTCTTAATCGCTTGGCCGCTTTATGTGCGAAGTGATGCTGAACCAAAACCATTCTGGACATTTCTGATGCTCCTCGTAATCCTCAAAATCATTTCAAGTTATGGGGGATGGAAGGAACTATCCATGGTCTCGAATCGTGCGGCTATGGGATATCGGCTACTTCGGTGGGGGGTTATGATACTCGCTATTGCCTCGTGGCTATGGGAGCCTACTGGCAAGAGCCTTGTCTATATTGGATTACTATGTATCACCTATATCGTAGCGGGGAAATTTCCTGTTAAGCATCTAGTAGCATGGGAGCGACTTATTGAGAAAGAGAAAACTCAAATTGGTCGAGTGATGTCGGTATTGGGTTGGTTCGTAAATGTTCCAGAACGCCAACAACGAGTGTACTCACGCCGTCTGCTCTCAAGCTTAGGAAGCGGGATACCTTGGAAATCCAATTATGCTTACAGATATCTTATTACGAAAAGTTTCATACGTAGCGATATTCTTGGCATTATTATTCGTGGAGGCTTGCTCGGATTACTGCTTATCTGGTCGACACGCGGGAGCTTGCTTGCAAGCGGTATTTATTTGTTCTTTCTTTTCATTATTGGGATGCAGTTATCGTCTCTTAAGCGATATCACAGTGAATCCTTCTGGTTAAATATATATCCAGTTCAACCAAATAGCAGACAAGAGAATGTGACGGTGTTTGTATTCCGAGTGATTACAATCATCGCTTGTATTCTGTGGTTACCTTTGCTAGGTACAGGGTTATCACAAATAGGTCTACTGGTGGGGACATTAGTTGCAGGATTATTGATGTCTGTGTTATTCCGTATTCTTCTTTCACGTAAAAGTAGCATGGATCCAGATGAGGAGTAATCTAGCTCAGGAGTAGGTATATATTTATACAAAAAAAGGTGCCGTCTATTTATTATGGACGGTACCTTTTTGTATGGATTGATTACCAGAAAGAGCGTGTGATAATAACTAAAAGAATGAAAAGTACTAATATAGCACCAGTGCTGTTATAAGCACCGCCGCCGTATCCACCTCTGACTTCTCCTGCACCCATATTCATTCCCCTTTCATAAGGAAGTAATTCTGTACATCGTATTGTATGAAAGGAGGGAACTAGGTGATTGGACGCAACCCAATAAATATAAAAGGATTAATTTCACAATTACTTTTAAAATCTAAGAAAGCTCACACCAAAATCAGTGCTTGAAGGTTGATAAATGACCGCTACGCTTTTACAAGACAATTCCGGTATCGAAGCTACGATTAGCATAGAACTCTATTTTCAGCAAGCACTGATTATGAATTAGAGTCTATAAGCAAGTATTAGTTTTTACTATTCTTTCTTATATTTCTACGAGAAACGGTTACCGTTCCTTTAAGGACGGTAACCGTTTCTTCTTGTTAGGATGTAGTTTGTAGATCTTGAACGCCTTGATAAATCAGACTATAGAGATCCTCTAAATATTGTTCATCAATACATGAGAAAGCGATTCGTAGATCATGCTCTCCAAGAGCAATCGTACCCACACCATATTCATGAATTAAGTGAACACGTAGAGCTTCAGCCGTCACCGTCTTAAGCTTCAAGCACATGAAGTAACCAGAATTAAAGGGATAGTAGTCCCATACTTCCTTATACTTATCATTGTCCAGTAATGCTTTAACTCGGTTTGCACGGCCTTTCATAATTTGGAACTTCTCTTCTTTTTGAGCTGCAAATTCAGGAGATTTAAGAGCGTCCAGTACAAAAGTCTGAGAAGGATGAGCACCACTAGAAATGGTTGCACGAATAATTCCTAATGTTTTTTGTTCCAAGGCGGTTAGGACATCCTTGCTTTCCGAAGCAAAGGTTATAAAACCAACCCGGAAACCCCATACAAATTCTTCTTTAGTAGCTCCATCTATTTTGACTGCCAGCACCCGAGGATGAATTCCAGCAAGTTTACCAAACAAAGATTCTTTCATGGAATCCTCGAAGAATAGAGAAAAGTAGGCATCATCAGTAACGACAACGACGTTAATACCTGCATCAGCGGCGTCTTTGATGGCTGCAACAATTTCTTCACCTTCCTGATTTCCAGGGGTATAGCCTGTAGGATTGTTAGGGAAGTTTAGCAGAACGATAGCTTTACCTTTATCTTGCTGAGAGAGCAAAGCTTCACGAAGTCCAGCACTGTTGAATGTCATATTCTCGGTGAAAAGCGGATAGTTAACCGTTACTCCATGACGACGAACGCCAAAAGTAAGCTCATAGTTCTCCCAATTCTTATCAGGATAAATGACAGCATCACCTTCATCACAGAACAAATCAGCGACAATGCTCAGACCATGTGTTAGCGCATTGGTTACAACTGGGTTTCCAAAGGATTTATCTTGTAAGGTAGGATTTTCTTGCAGCATTTTGCTGCGCCATACCGTACGAAGCTCTGGTTTGCCTGCTGGAGGAGCATAGCTGTAAAGATCCTTGGGTGCATAGGCGGATAGTTTGTCCTGAATCACACCTAAGTGCATAGGAACTCCACCTTCAGTGGCGATACCAATCGTAGCATTGTATTTCTTGGCGTGACCTGAAGCTTCTGCCGATTGACTAAGAATTCCTTCTTTTGGGAAATAGATCTCTCTTCCGAGTGTCGATAACATGTCATAAACGTGAGTATTAGAAGCGTTGATACTTTCATTTAACTGTCCAGCAAGTGGGTTCATTTGTTCCATCCTTCCGAGTCTGTTTAGGTATGGGAAAAATCAATTTTCGCTGGTTCATATTATACCACTTAGCTAAGAAAGCGTCACTGAGAAATAACAAACTATGGCGAGTATGGGCAGTATTTTTTCATAAGCTCGATGGTTTCCTCATCTTGAGGTAAAGAACGCTCTTGAAGTCTATTTATAACCTTGTCCATCTTAGCTTCTGATAAATTCTGACCGAACTTGAACTTAGCGATCACTTGATCAGGGATAATTCGAACGATAGCGACCCCATGCAACCTTGGCTCATTCTCTAAAACCATGTTTGCGGGGTTACGTCTAGGTTATGCTGTACTTCCAAGTTCACTTGTAGAGCCTGTAGTCTGTGCAAAGGCACTGTATGATCCATTCTCGACGGGCGTACTTGAGCAACGAGCACTTGCACACTTTATGAGTCGGGGTCATTATGGGAGACATTTACGGCGGATGACTCGCATTTTTGGAGCTAGATATGATATGCTGTGTAGCCTAATGACTAAGCATGTTCCAGAATTGTTTACGTTAGTATATAGTGATGCAGGTTTACATATATATGCCCTTTGGCGACAGTCACCGCAACAATTTACAGCTTTTGTATCTGCTGCAAAGGCTAGAGGGGTAGAGTTTAGGGATGCTTCGCTCTATCAGATTGAATCCGGTTTACCGGCTGCTTGTTTGGGATTCGCTCATTTAGATGAGAATACGTTGACTGAAGGTGTTCTGCGACTCGCGAAGGCATGGAAAGATGTGCAAAAACAGTCAGGACATAGTATTATTATGAAGAGAGAGTAGTTGAAAACATAAATGAGGGGGAAATCACGTCATGCTGCATGCAGCGCCGTCCTCTTTTGAGATCAAGCCCGCTTTGGCCAAAATTGTATGTGAACCGAATTGGAAATGGCAAAAGCGAGAGATTCCAATGCAAAATTATGATCTGTTCTATGTATGG
The nucleotide sequence above comes from Paenibacillus sp. IHBB 10380. Encoded proteins:
- a CDS encoding DEAD/DEAH box helicase, which codes for MNLTSFEELGIHTDLVNKLSEFDIKQPSPVQAEVIPAVMQGKDVLAHSQTGTGKTLAYLLPILQSIDANRKSTQKLILAPTQELAMQIVRESERYGEHLGISVLGVIGGAAIKRQIEKLKVPRQLLVGTPGRVRGLIEMRKIKMHEVTTIVVDEVDQVFQLGAAGDVDHIIRSAQRDRQLLFLSATVSKETAALVKREMKEPVEVGIDPEQMTATGLEHFYFVSEERNKPDTLRRLIRHYKPKKAIVFVNTTEDIAEVEAKMNHMGLRAQALYGDADKMSRSGVLAGFRSGKFQVLVASDLAARGLDIEGLTMVINYDPATDSEHYVHRAGRTGRMGRSGIVLSIVTDRQIFIMKKFMKELDVTIELRDMFGGKVMHPDEASLGSQARKVYSDKGETVAPRKYEDTKRKPNVTGAGEAGHKKVSNDTSYNTKAASEIREVAQTKGQQGETPTVNSTSTQPPFNSVKPKGKSGGGSKAERERARKNKGAPKWLKNKPPRV
- a CDS encoding chemotaxis protein CheX, whose translation is MKAEIINPFIESARIVIEQVIQISPSTGSLGIKDIEFNKDHIWIQVGMTGQLTGNIVFGLQEDVALRIVSAMMGGFVLTEMDEMGQSAISELGNMISGNASTILYNQGVIVDITPPKFIMLENLTSSFPRKALSIPLLMDGIGELDIQVMIS
- a CDS encoding aminotransferase class I/II-fold pyridoxal phosphate-dependent enzyme — its product is MNPLAGQLNESINASNTHVYDMLSTLGREIYFPKEGILSQSAEASGHAKKYNATIGIATEGGVPMHLGVIQDKLSAYAPKDLYSYAPPAGKPELRTVWRSKMLQENPTLQDKSFGNPVVTNALTHGLSIVADLFCDEGDAVIYPDKNWENYELTFGVRRHGVTVNYPLFTENMTFNSAGLREALLSQQDKGKAIVLLNFPNNPTGYTPGNQEGEEIVAAIKDAADAGINVVVVTDDAYFSLFFEDSMKESLFGKLAGIHPRVLAVKIDGATKEEFVWGFRVGFITFASESKDVLTALEQKTLGIIRATISSGAHPSQTFVLDALKSPEFAAQKEEKFQIMKGRANRVKALLDNDKYKEVWDYYPFNSGYFMCLKLKTVTAEALRVHLIHEYGVGTIALGEHDLRIAFSCIDEQYLEDLYSLIYQGVQDLQTTS
- a CDS encoding SDR family NAD(P)-dependent oxidoreductase, translating into MMKDKVVVITGASSGIGALTAKLLSEQGAIPILIARSQDKLEAVANQLSGQHELIVMDVTKQEQVQNVMNDIIHKYGQIDVLLNNAGYGKFESILDMSIEHYSDMMDVNYMGTVRCTKAVLSHMLERGEGHIVNVASIAAKIGTAKSTAYTATKHAVYGFSNSLRQELRGTGITVSTVNPGPIDTPFFELADPTGGYVNNIRWFMMKPDLVASKMVKLMDKKQEEINLPWLAAVGIWFYQLCPRFADKLTYRMMNKK
- a CDS encoding ABC transporter ATP-binding protein translates to MSDTPVLDIQSLTGGYSLNRPVLHDVNFEVGTGEMIGLIGLNGAGKSTTMKHILGLMSPQKGDIRVHGKKRDDDSEAYHSAIAFVPESPLLYEEMTVREHLEFTARAYNVSKEDYEERSSQLSELFRMEDKMDSLSIHLSKGMKQKVMIMCAFVARPSLYIIDEPFLGLDPLGIRSLLDFMLELKATGASILLSSHILSTIENYCDRFIVLHQGSVIAQGTLQEIAEQAGMPGAPLEELFYTLVQGKV
- a CDS encoding ABC transporter permease yields the protein MDLKSLRVERRSHFWGEIIPYLGYVMQSGVAVLFMFVLITFSAWYTSLVQHIPEGLPIRWIMLVLLVPLTVQSSFRTYLQSPDVVFLLPQESKMNQYLSGSWFSGVVYKLVGLLLVFLIAWPLYVRSDAEPKPFWTFLMLLVILKIISSYGGWKELSMVSNRAAMGYRLLRWGVMILAIASWLWEPTGKSLVYIGLLCITYIVAGKFPVKHLVAWERLIEKEKTQIGRVMSVLGWFVNVPERQQRVYSRRLLSSLGSGIPWKSNYAYRYLITKSFIRSDILGIIIRGGLLGLLLIWSTRGSLLASGIYLFFLFIIGMQLSSLKRYHSESFWLNIYPVQPNSRQENVTVFVFRVITIIACILWLPLLGTGLSQIGLLVGTLVAGLLMSVLFRILLSRKSSMDPDEE
- a CDS encoding YjcZ family sporulation protein is translated as MGAGEVRGGYGGGAYNSTGAILVLFILLVIITRSFW